From the Pseudarthrobacter sp. MM222 genome, one window contains:
- the fusA gene encoding elongation factor G, producing the protein MAQDVLTDLSKVRNIGIMAHIDAGKTTTTERILFYTGVNHKIGETHDGASTTDWMEQEKERGITITSAAVTCFWENNQINIIDTPGHVDFTVEVERSLRVLDGAVAVFDGKEGVEPQSETVWRQADKYNVPRICFVNKMDKLGADFYFTVDTIVGRLGAKPLVMQLPIGAENDFIGVVDLLYMRALVWPGDSKGDVTMGAKYEIQEIPADLKEKAEEYRATLVETVAEASEELMEKYLEGEEISTDELKAGIRKMTINSELYPVFCGSAFKNRGVQPMLDAVVDYLPNPLDVPPMIGHDPRDEEKELTRKPSSEEPFSALAFKIAAHPFFGQLTFVRVYSGHVEAGAQVVNSTKGKKERIGKLFQMHANKEMPVDGATAGHIYAAIGLKDTTTGDTLCDPSNQIVLESMSFPEPVISVAIEPNTKGDQEKLSTAIQKLSAEDPTFQVSLNEDTGQTIIAGMGELHLDILVDRMRREFKVEANVGKPQVAYRETIKRAVERHDYTHKKQTGGSGQFAKIQIAIEPLDTSEGELYEFENKVTGGRVPREYIPSVDAGIQDALNDGVLAGYPVVGIKATLIDGAYHDVDSSEMAFKIAGRMAFKEAARKANPILLEPLMDVEVRTPEEYMGEVIGDLNSRRGQMQSMEDAQGVKVIRAHVPLSGMFGYIGDLRSKTQGRAVYSMTFHSYAEVPKAFADEIIQKNRGE; encoded by the coding sequence GTGGCACAGGACGTGCTTACCGACCTTAGCAAGGTCCGCAACATCGGCATCATGGCCCACATCGATGCCGGCAAGACCACTACTACCGAGCGCATCCTGTTCTACACGGGTGTGAACCACAAGATCGGCGAGACGCACGACGGCGCTTCGACGACTGACTGGATGGAACAGGAAAAGGAACGCGGCATCACCATCACGTCTGCCGCCGTGACTTGCTTCTGGGAAAACAACCAGATCAACATCATTGACACCCCCGGCCACGTGGACTTCACGGTTGAGGTTGAGCGCTCCCTGCGCGTCCTCGACGGTGCAGTTGCCGTGTTCGACGGCAAGGAAGGCGTGGAGCCGCAGTCGGAGACTGTCTGGCGCCAGGCTGACAAGTACAACGTCCCGCGCATCTGCTTCGTCAACAAGATGGACAAGCTCGGCGCTGACTTCTACTTCACCGTCGACACCATCGTCGGCCGCCTCGGTGCCAAGCCGCTCGTCATGCAGCTGCCGATCGGCGCCGAGAACGACTTCATCGGCGTCGTCGACCTCCTGTACATGCGTGCACTGGTCTGGCCCGGCGACTCCAAGGGTGACGTCACCATGGGTGCGAAGTACGAGATCCAGGAGATCCCGGCTGACCTCAAGGAAAAGGCCGAGGAGTACCGCGCAACGCTCGTCGAAACCGTTGCCGAGGCTTCTGAAGAGCTCATGGAGAAGTACCTCGAAGGTGAAGAGATCTCCACCGACGAGCTCAAGGCCGGCATCCGCAAGATGACCATCAACTCCGAGCTGTACCCCGTGTTCTGTGGCTCCGCCTTCAAGAACCGCGGTGTCCAGCCGATGCTTGACGCTGTTGTCGATTACCTGCCGAACCCGCTCGACGTCCCGCCGATGATCGGTCACGATCCCCGCGACGAAGAGAAGGAACTGACGCGCAAGCCGTCTTCCGAAGAGCCGTTCTCGGCTCTGGCGTTCAAGATTGCAGCTCACCCGTTCTTCGGTCAGCTCACCTTCGTCCGCGTGTACTCCGGTCACGTGGAAGCAGGCGCCCAGGTGGTCAACTCCACCAAGGGCAAGAAGGAGCGCATCGGCAAGCTGTTCCAGATGCACGCCAACAAGGAAATGCCGGTTGACGGCGCTACCGCCGGCCACATCTACGCAGCGATCGGCCTGAAGGACACGACCACGGGCGACACCCTGTGCGATCCGTCCAACCAGATCGTTCTCGAGTCCATGAGCTTCCCGGAGCCCGTGATCTCTGTTGCGATCGAGCCGAACACCAAGGGTGACCAGGAGAAGCTCTCCACGGCCATCCAGAAGCTCTCCGCCGAGGACCCGACCTTCCAGGTCTCCCTCAACGAGGACACCGGCCAGACCATCATCGCCGGCATGGGCGAGCTCCACCTGGATATCCTCGTGGACCGCATGCGCCGCGAATTCAAGGTCGAGGCAAACGTTGGCAAGCCGCAGGTTGCTTACCGCGAAACCATCAAGCGTGCTGTAGAGCGTCACGACTACACGCACAAGAAGCAGACCGGTGGTTCCGGCCAGTTCGCCAAGATCCAGATTGCGATCGAGCCGCTGGACACGTCCGAAGGCGAGCTGTACGAGTTCGAGAACAAGGTCACCGGTGGCCGTGTTCCGCGCGAATACATCCCGTCGGTGGACGCCGGTATCCAGGATGCGCTGAACGACGGCGTCCTGGCCGGTTACCCGGTTGTCGGCATCAAGGCCACGCTGATTGACGGCGCGTACCACGATGTTGACTCCTCGGAAATGGCGTTCAAGATCGCCGGGCGGATGGCTTTCAAGGAAGCCGCACGCAAGGCGAACCCCATCCTGCTCGAACCGCTGATGGATGTCGAGGTCCGCACCCCTGAGGAATACATGGGTGAAGTAATCGGTGACCTCAACTCCCGCCGTGGCCAGATGCAGTCCATGGAAGATGCCCAGGGCGTCAAGGTCATCCGCGCGCACGTCCCGCTGTCCGGCATGTTCGGCTACATCGGTGACCTGCGCTCGAAGACCCAGGGCCGCGCTGTGTACTCCATGACGTTCCACAGCTACGCCGAGGTCCCGAAGGCATTTGCCGACGAGATCATCCAGAAGAACCGCGGCGAATAG
- the rpsG gene encoding 30S ribosomal protein S7, with amino-acid sequence MPRKGPAPKRPLVLDPVYGSPLVTQLINKVLVDGKKSTAERIVYGALEGARAKSGGDPVAALKKAMENVKPSLEVRSRRVGGATYQVPVEVKPGRSTALALRWLVGYSKARREKTMTERLQNEILDASNGLGAAVKRREDTHKMAESNKAFAHYRW; translated from the coding sequence ATGCCTCGCAAGGGTCCGGCCCCCAAGCGGCCGCTAGTTCTAGATCCCGTTTACGGCTCCCCGCTGGTCACCCAGCTGATCAACAAGGTGCTGGTTGACGGCAAGAAGTCCACCGCAGAGCGCATCGTTTACGGTGCCCTCGAAGGTGCTCGTGCCAAGTCCGGCGGCGACCCCGTTGCAGCCCTCAAGAAGGCCATGGAGAATGTCAAGCCTTCCCTCGAGGTCCGCTCCCGCCGCGTCGGTGGCGCCACCTACCAGGTTCCCGTTGAGGTCAAGCCGGGCCGCTCCACCGCCCTCGCACTGCGCTGGCTGGTCGGCTACTCCAAGGCCCGCCGCGAGAAGACGATGACCGAGCGCCTCCAGAACGAGATCCTGGATGCCTCCAACGGTCTCGGTGCCGCTGTGAAGCGTCGCGAAGACACCCACAAGATGGCCGAGTCCAACAAGGCCTTCGCACACTACCGCTGGTAA
- the rpsL gene encoding 30S ribosomal protein S12, translating into MPTINQLVRKGRTPKVKKTKAPALNGSPMRRGVCTRVYTTTPKKPNSALRKVARVRLNGGVEVTAYIPGVGHNLQEHSIVLVRGGRVKDLPGVRYKIVRGALDTQGVKNRKQARSRYGAKMEKK; encoded by the coding sequence GTGCCTACGATTAACCAGCTGGTCCGTAAGGGCCGCACGCCGAAGGTCAAGAAGACCAAGGCCCCCGCGCTTAACGGCAGCCCGATGCGCCGCGGTGTTTGCACCCGCGTGTACACCACGACCCCGAAGAAGCCGAACTCGGCTCTGCGTAAGGTTGCCCGTGTGCGCCTCAACGGTGGCGTTGAAGTCACCGCTTACATCCCCGGTGTAGGCCACAACCTCCAGGAGCACTCCATTGTGCTCGTACGTGGCGGCCGCGTTAAGGACCTTCCGGGTGTCCGTTACAAGATCGTCCGTGGCGCCCTCGATACACAGGGTGTCAAGAACCGTAAGCAGGCTCGTAGCCGCTACGGCGCAAAGATGGAGAAGAAGTAA
- a CDS encoding DNA-directed RNA polymerase subunit beta': MSSESSFGLMQIGLATAEDIRGWSYGEVKKPETINYRTLKPEKDGLFCEKIFGPSRDWECYCGKYKRVRFKGIICERCGVEVTRAKVRRERMGHIELAAPVTHIWYFKGVPSRLGYLLDLAPKDLEKVIYFAAYMITSVDADSRHEELPNLQVEHDIEKKQLIDNRDSDIATIARDLENELARLEGEGAKAADKKKARDSADRQMANVRKRADAEIERLEQVWDRFKNLKVADLEGDEGLYRELRDRYGMYFEGSMGAEAIKKRLENFDMQAESDMLRDIIANGKGQRKTRALKRLKVVNAFLTTNNSPLGMVLDAVPVIPPELRPMVQLDGGRFATSDLNDLYRRVINRNNRLKRLLDLGAPEIIVNNEKRMLQEAVDSLFDNGRRGRPVTGPGNRPLKSLSDMLKGKQGRFRQNLLGKRVDYSGRSVIVVGPQLKLHQCGLPKQMALELFKPFVMKRLVDLNHAQNIKSAKRMVERYRPQVWDVLEEIITEHPVLLNRAPTLHRLGIQAFEPQLVEGKAIQLHPLVCGAFNADFDGDQMAVHLPLSPEAQAEARILMLSSNNILKPSDGRPVTLPSQDMIIGLYHLTTKRVGSAGEGRIFSSVSEAIMAYDLHELHLNSQVKIRLEGFVPYAGWEAPEGWEPGQTALVQTSLGQVLFNETLPADYPWVEDVADKGELSRIVNDLAERYPKVITAATLDNLKDAGFYWATRSGVTVAISDIEVPQDKPRILAGYETMAAKIQGQYDKGLIDDDERRQELIEIWNKATNEIAQAMRDSLSPMNTINRMVSSGARGNWMQVRQIAGIRGLVANPKGEIIPRPIKSSYREGLSVLEYFIATHGARKGLADTALRTANSGYLTRRLVDVSQDVIVREEDCGTERGLVTAIAVADANGELVLDENVENSAYARTLAVDVVDSKGNVLAAGGTDCGDVVIAELFAAGITEVKVRSVLTCESSVGTCALCYGRSLATGKTVDIGEAVGIIAAQSIGEPGTQLTMRTFHTGGAVSSSGGDDITQGLPRIQELFEARTPKGVAPIAEAAGRITIEESERQMRLVITPDDGSEEIAYPVLRRSRLLIEDGEHVSVGQKLINGPVDPKQVLRIMGPRAAQKFLVDEVQGVYRSQGIGIHDKHVEVIVRQMLRRVTVIESGDSDLLPGELAERSRFEDANRRVVSEGKTPASGRPELMGITKASLATESWLSAASFQETTRVLTQAAMEGKSDPLLGLKENVIIGKLIPAGTGLPRYTEIAVEPTEEAKANLFTGPSAFSDFSYDSLGGDGAPEFHAIPLDDYDLGNDFR, translated from the coding sequence ATGTCCAGCGAATCCTCCTTCGGCCTCATGCAGATCGGCCTCGCCACCGCGGAAGACATCCGTGGCTGGTCTTACGGCGAGGTTAAGAAGCCGGAAACCATTAACTACCGCACGCTCAAGCCTGAGAAGGACGGCCTCTTCTGCGAGAAGATCTTCGGCCCGTCCCGCGACTGGGAGTGCTACTGCGGTAAGTACAAGCGCGTGCGCTTCAAGGGCATCATCTGCGAGCGGTGTGGCGTTGAGGTCACCCGTGCGAAGGTGCGCCGTGAGCGCATGGGCCACATCGAACTGGCCGCCCCGGTCACGCATATCTGGTACTTCAAGGGTGTCCCGTCCCGCCTGGGCTACCTCCTTGACCTGGCACCGAAGGACCTCGAAAAGGTCATCTACTTCGCCGCCTACATGATCACGAGCGTCGACGCCGACAGCCGCCACGAAGAACTGCCCAACCTCCAGGTTGAGCACGACATCGAGAAGAAGCAGCTGATCGACAACCGCGACTCGGACATCGCCACGATCGCCCGCGACCTCGAGAACGAGCTTGCCCGTCTCGAAGGCGAAGGCGCCAAGGCTGCCGACAAGAAGAAGGCCCGCGACTCGGCCGACCGCCAGATGGCTAACGTCCGCAAGCGCGCGGATGCTGAAATCGAGCGCCTCGAGCAGGTCTGGGACCGCTTCAAGAACCTCAAGGTCGCCGACCTCGAAGGTGACGAAGGCCTGTACCGCGAACTGCGCGACCGCTACGGCATGTACTTCGAAGGCTCCATGGGTGCCGAGGCCATCAAGAAGCGTCTTGAGAACTTCGACATGCAGGCCGAGTCCGACATGCTGCGCGACATCATCGCCAACGGCAAGGGCCAGCGCAAGACCCGCGCCCTGAAGCGGCTCAAGGTGGTCAACGCGTTCCTGACGACCAACAACAGCCCGCTCGGCATGGTGCTGGACGCCGTCCCGGTGATCCCGCCGGAACTGCGCCCGATGGTCCAGCTGGACGGTGGCCGCTTCGCGACCTCCGACCTCAACGACCTCTACCGCCGCGTGATCAACCGCAACAACCGTCTCAAGCGACTGCTTGATCTCGGTGCCCCGGAGATCATCGTCAACAACGAGAAGCGCATGCTTCAGGAAGCTGTTGACAGCCTCTTCGACAACGGCCGCCGCGGCCGTCCGGTCACCGGACCGGGCAACCGTCCGCTGAAGTCCCTGAGCGACATGCTCAAGGGCAAGCAGGGCCGTTTCCGCCAGAACCTCCTCGGCAAGCGCGTCGACTACTCCGGCCGTTCGGTCATCGTCGTCGGCCCGCAGCTGAAGCTGCACCAGTGTGGCCTGCCGAAGCAGATGGCGCTGGAGCTCTTCAAGCCGTTCGTGATGAAGCGCCTGGTTGACCTCAACCACGCGCAGAACATCAAGTCGGCCAAGCGGATGGTCGAACGTTACCGCCCGCAGGTCTGGGATGTCCTCGAAGAGATCATCACAGAGCACCCCGTGTTGCTGAACCGTGCACCCACCCTGCACCGTCTCGGCATCCAGGCGTTCGAACCGCAGCTTGTTGAAGGTAAGGCAATCCAGCTCCACCCGCTGGTCTGTGGCGCCTTCAACGCTGACTTCGACGGCGACCAGATGGCAGTCCACCTGCCGCTGAGCCCCGAAGCCCAGGCCGAGGCGCGCATCCTGATGCTGTCCTCGAACAACATCCTGAAGCCGTCCGACGGCCGCCCGGTGACGCTGCCTTCGCAGGATATGATCATCGGCCTCTACCACCTGACCACCAAGCGTGTCGGTTCAGCTGGCGAAGGCCGGATCTTCTCCTCCGTTTCGGAAGCCATCATGGCCTACGACCTGCACGAGCTGCACCTGAACTCCCAGGTCAAGATCCGTCTTGAGGGCTTCGTTCCTTACGCCGGCTGGGAAGCTCCGGAAGGCTGGGAGCCGGGTCAGACCGCTCTCGTCCAGACCTCCCTGGGCCAGGTTCTCTTCAACGAGACCCTGCCCGCGGACTACCCCTGGGTCGAGGATGTTGCCGACAAGGGCGAGCTGTCCCGGATCGTCAACGACCTCGCCGAGCGCTACCCGAAGGTGATCACGGCGGCGACGCTGGACAACCTGAAGGATGCCGGTTTCTACTGGGCCACCCGCTCCGGCGTCACCGTGGCCATCTCCGACATCGAGGTGCCCCAGGACAAGCCGCGGATCCTCGCCGGTTACGAGACCATGGCTGCCAAGATCCAGGGCCAGTACGACAAGGGCCTGATCGACGACGACGAGCGTCGCCAGGAACTGATCGAGATCTGGAACAAGGCAACGAACGAGATCGCCCAGGCGATGCGCGACAGCCTGTCTCCGATGAACACCATCAACCGCATGGTGTCCTCCGGTGCACGTGGTAACTGGATGCAGGTACGTCAGATCGCGGGTATCCGTGGCCTGGTGGCCAACCCTAAGGGTGAGATCATCCCGCGTCCGATCAAGTCCTCCTACCGCGAGGGCCTGTCGGTGCTGGAATACTTCATCGCCACGCACGGTGCCCGTAAGGGTCTGGCCGACACCGCGCTGCGTACCGCCAACTCGGGTTACCTGACCCGTCGTCTGGTGGACGTCTCGCAGGACGTCATTGTCCGTGAAGAGGACTGCGGCACCGAGCGCGGCCTGGTCACGGCGATCGCCGTGGCCGACGCCAACGGCGAGCTGGTCCTGGACGAGAACGTCGAGAACAGCGCTTACGCCCGTACCTTGGCCGTGGATGTCGTTGACTCCAAGGGCAACGTCCTGGCCGCCGGCGGCACTGACTGCGGCGACGTCGTCATTGCCGAGCTGTTCGCAGCGGGCATCACCGAGGTCAAGGTCCGCTCCGTACTCACCTGTGAGTCCAGCGTCGGTACCTGCGCCCTGTGCTACGGCCGTTCGCTGGCCACGGGCAAGACCGTCGACATCGGTGAGGCAGTCGGTATCATCGCCGCACAGTCCATCGGTGAGCCGGGCACCCAGCTGACCATGCGTACCTTCCACACCGGTGGCGCTGTTTCCTCCAGCGGTGGAGACGACATCACCCAGGGTCTGCCCCGTATCCAGGAGCTCTTCGAAGCCCGTACTCCGAAGGGTGTCGCACCGATTGCAGAAGCAGCCGGCCGCATCACCATCGAAGAGTCCGAGCGCCAGATGCGCCTGGTCATCACCCCGGATGACGGGTCCGAAGAGATCGCCTACCCGGTGCTGCGCCGTTCACGTCTTCTGATCGAAGACGGCGAGCACGTCAGCGTCGGACAGAAGCTCATCAACGGTCCGGTCGACCCCAAGCAGGTTCTGCGCATCATGGGTCCCCGTGCCGCGCAGAAGTTCCTGGTGGACGAAGTCCAGGGCGTGTACCGCAGCCAGGGCATCGGTATCCACGACAAGCACGTCGAGGTTATCGTCCGCCAGATGCTGCGCCGCGTCACGGTCATCGAGTCCGGCGATTCGGATCTGCTGCCCGGCGAGCTCGCCGAGCGCAGCCGCTTCGAGGATGCCAACCGCCGCGTTGTCTCTGAGGGCAAGACGCCGGCTTCCGGCCGTCCTGAGCTCATGGGCATCACGAAGGCGTCCCTGGCGACCGAGTCCTGGCTGTCCGCCGCTTCCTTCCAGGAGACCACCCGCGTCCTGACGCAGGCGGCCATGGAAGGCAAGAGCGATCCGCTGCTCGGCCTCAAGGAGAACGTCATCATCGGTAAGCTGATCCCGGCCGGCACGGGTCTCCCGCGCTACACCGAGATCGCGGTGGAGCCGACTGAAGAAGCAAAGGCCAATCTGTTCACCGGCCCCAGCGCCTTCAGCGACTTCTCCTACGATTCCCTGGGCGGCGACGGAGCTCCTGAGTTCCACGCCATCCCGCTGGATGACTACGACCTGGGCAACGACTTCCGCTAG
- the rpoB gene encoding DNA-directed RNA polymerase subunit beta: MVASSTSNVNNAATAINAESTDGATRRLSFAKIHEPLDVPNLLALQTDSFDWLVGNERWQARVAKAVEESDLSVATSSGLSDIFEEISPIEDFQGTMSLSFSEPEFADPKYTMAECKDRDATYSAPLYVKAEFMNNNTGEIKQQTVFMGDFPLMTEKGTFVVNGTERVVVSQLVRSPGAYFERTADKTSDKDIFTAKIIPSRGAWFELEIDKRDQVGVRLDRKRKQSVTVLLKALGWTEGQILEEFGQYDSMRATLEKDATETREDALLDIYRKLRPGEPPTVEAAQSLLDNLYFNSKRYDLAKVGRYKINRKLGIDRSLGDKEASVLHVEDIVAMIKFLVALHAGEKTLTGKRDGQDHELRVEIDDIDHFGNRRIRAVGELIENQVRTGLSRMERVVRERMTTQDVEAITPQTLINIRPVVAAIKEFFGTSQLSQFMDQNNPLSGLTHKRRLSALGPGGLSRDRAGMEVRDVHPSHYGRMCPIETPEGPNIGLIGSLASYGRINPFGFIETPYRLVSEGVVSDEVQYLTADDEAEVLIAQANAPLDENKKFAEETVLVRARGGGGEPVLVPAADVEFMDVSPRQMVSVATALIPFLEHDDANRALMGANMQRQAVPLVRSEAPFVGTGMERAAAVDAGDVTIAKKAGVVTEVSAELVIMLNDDGTETNYRINKFARSNQGNCYNNRVLVSEGQRLEVGGIIADGPATDQGELALGKNLLVAFMSWEGHNFEDAIILSQRIVAEDVLSSIHIEEHEIDARDTKLGAEEITRDIPNVSEEVLAGLDERGIIHIGAEVEAGDILVGKVTPKGETELTPEERLLRAIFGEKSREVRDTSLKVPHGESGTVIGVRVFDRDNDDELPPGVNQLVRVYVAAKRKITDGDKLAGRHGNKGVISKILPIEDMPFLADGTPVDIVLNPLGVPGRMNVGQVLETHLGWVAKTGWKIEGEPEWVKQLPNLPRESGSTTVATPVFDGAREEEITGLLDSTNVTRDGDRLINSSGKTRLFDGRSGEPFPDPISVGYMYILKLHHLVDDKIHARSTGPYSMITQQPLGGKAQFGGQRFGEMEVWALEAYGAAYTLQELLTIKSDDIHGRVKVYEAIVKGENIPEPGVPESFKVLIKEMQSLCLNVEVLSTDGTTIEMRDSDDAVFTAAEELGIDLSRAEPSSVEEV, encoded by the coding sequence TTGGTCGCCTCGAGCACCTCTAATGTAAACAACGCTGCAACCGCTATCAATGCCGAAAGCACCGACGGTGCAACCCGGCGGCTCTCATTCGCAAAGATTCACGAACCTCTTGACGTTCCGAATCTGCTTGCCCTGCAAACGGACAGCTTCGACTGGCTGGTCGGAAACGAACGCTGGCAGGCCCGCGTCGCGAAGGCCGTCGAAGAAAGCGACCTGAGCGTCGCCACCTCCTCCGGTCTTTCCGACATCTTCGAAGAAATCTCCCCGATCGAGGATTTCCAGGGCACCATGTCCCTGAGCTTCTCCGAGCCGGAGTTCGCTGACCCGAAGTACACCATGGCCGAGTGCAAGGACCGGGACGCTACCTACTCGGCTCCGCTGTACGTTAAAGCCGAATTCATGAACAACAACACGGGCGAAATCAAGCAGCAGACCGTGTTCATGGGTGACTTCCCGCTGATGACCGAAAAGGGCACCTTCGTCGTCAACGGCACCGAGCGTGTTGTCGTCTCCCAGCTGGTCCGCTCCCCGGGCGCGTACTTCGAGCGCACCGCCGACAAGACCAGCGACAAGGACATCTTCACTGCGAAGATCATCCCGTCCCGCGGCGCCTGGTTCGAACTCGAAATCGACAAGCGCGACCAGGTCGGCGTTCGCCTCGACCGCAAGCGCAAGCAGTCCGTCACGGTGCTGCTGAAGGCCCTCGGCTGGACCGAAGGCCAGATCCTCGAAGAGTTCGGCCAGTACGACTCCATGCGCGCAACGCTGGAGAAGGACGCCACCGAAACCCGGGAAGATGCCTTGCTGGACATCTACCGGAAGCTGCGACCGGGCGAGCCGCCCACGGTCGAGGCTGCCCAGTCCCTGCTGGACAACCTGTACTTCAACTCCAAGCGCTACGATCTGGCCAAAGTCGGCCGCTACAAGATCAACCGCAAGCTTGGCATCGACCGCTCCCTTGGTGACAAGGAAGCCTCCGTGCTGCACGTTGAAGACATCGTCGCCATGATCAAGTTCCTCGTTGCGCTGCACGCCGGTGAGAAGACCCTCACGGGCAAGCGCGACGGCCAGGACCACGAGCTGCGCGTTGAGATCGATGACATCGACCACTTCGGCAACCGCCGCATCCGCGCCGTCGGCGAGCTCATCGAGAACCAGGTCCGCACCGGCCTGTCCCGCATGGAGCGCGTTGTCCGCGAGCGTATGACGACCCAGGACGTCGAGGCCATCACGCCGCAGACCCTGATCAACATCCGCCCCGTCGTTGCAGCCATCAAGGAGTTCTTCGGAACTTCCCAGCTGTCACAGTTCATGGACCAGAACAACCCGCTCTCCGGCCTGACCCACAAGCGTCGTCTGTCCGCGCTGGGCCCGGGCGGTCTGTCCCGTGACCGCGCAGGCATGGAAGTCCGAGACGTTCACCCGTCGCACTACGGACGCATGTGCCCCATCGAAACTCCTGAAGGCCCGAACATCGGCCTGATCGGATCGCTGGCTTCCTACGGACGGATCAACCCGTTCGGCTTCATCGAGACCCCCTACCGTCTCGTGTCCGAAGGTGTTGTCTCCGATGAGGTCCAGTACCTGACGGCCGACGACGAGGCCGAGGTCCTGATCGCACAGGCCAACGCTCCGCTGGACGAGAACAAGAAGTTCGCCGAAGAGACCGTTCTGGTCCGCGCCCGTGGTGGTGGAGGCGAGCCCGTGCTGGTTCCCGCCGCCGACGTCGAGTTCATGGACGTTTCCCCGCGCCAGATGGTGTCCGTGGCAACCGCCCTGATCCCGTTCCTCGAGCATGACGATGCAAACCGCGCACTCATGGGTGCCAACATGCAGCGCCAGGCCGTGCCGCTGGTCCGCTCCGAGGCGCCGTTCGTCGGCACCGGCATGGAGCGCGCCGCAGCTGTGGACGCCGGTGACGTCACCATCGCCAAGAAGGCAGGTGTGGTTACCGAGGTCTCCGCCGAGCTCGTCATCATGCTCAACGACGACGGTACGGAAACCAACTACCGGATCAATAAGTTCGCACGTTCCAACCAGGGCAACTGCTACAACAACCGTGTCCTGGTGAGCGAAGGCCAGCGCCTCGAAGTCGGCGGGATCATCGCCGACGGCCCGGCAACGGACCAGGGTGAACTTGCCCTCGGAAAGAACCTGCTCGTGGCATTCATGTCGTGGGAAGGCCACAACTTCGAGGATGCCATCATCCTGTCCCAGCGCATCGTGGCTGAGGACGTCCTTTCCTCCATCCACATCGAGGAGCACGAGATCGATGCCCGCGACACCAAGCTTGGTGCCGAGGAAATCACCCGTGACATCCCGAACGTGTCCGAGGAAGTCCTGGCAGGCCTGGACGAGCGCGGCATCATCCACATCGGTGCTGAAGTTGAAGCCGGCGACATCCTGGTCGGAAAGGTCACGCCCAAGGGCGAGACCGAGCTGACCCCGGAAGAGCGCCTGCTGCGCGCCATCTTCGGTGAGAAGTCCCGCGAAGTGCGCGACACCTCCCTGAAGGTTCCGCACGGCGAGTCCGGCACCGTGATCGGTGTCCGCGTCTTCGACCGCGACAACGATGACGAGCTGCCCCCGGGTGTTAACCAGCTGGTGCGTGTCTACGTCGCTGCCAAGCGTAAGATCACCGACGGCGACAAGCTCGCCGGCCGTCACGGCAACAAGGGTGTCATTTCCAAGATCCTCCCGATCGAGGACATGCCCTTCCTTGCCGACGGTACCCCCGTTGATATCGTCCTGAACCCGCTGGGTGTTCCGGGCCGTATGAACGTCGGCCAGGTGCTCGAAACCCACCTCGGCTGGGTTGCCAAGACCGGCTGGAAGATCGAAGGCGAGCCCGAGTGGGTCAAGCAGCTGCCGAACCTGCCGCGCGAGAGTGGCTCGACCACTGTTGCAACGCCGGTGTTCGACGGTGCCCGTGAAGAAGAAATCACCGGCCTGCTCGACTCCACCAACGTCACCCGCGACGGCGACCGCCTGATCAACTCCTCCGGCAAGACCCGCCTGTTCGACGGCCGCTCCGGCGAGCCGTTCCCGGATCCGATCTCGGTCGGCTACATGTACATCCTGAAGCTCCACCACCTGGTGGACGACAAGATCCACGCGCGCTCCACCGGCCCGTACTCCATGATCACGCAGCAGCCGCTGGGTGGTAAGGCACAGTTCGGTGGCCAGCGCTTCGGTGAAATGGAAGTTTGGGCGCTCGAAGCTTACGGTGCCGCCTACACGCTCCAGGAACTCCTCACGATCAAGTCGGATGACATCCATGGTCGTGTGAAGGTCTACGAAGCCATCGTCAAGGGCGAGAACATCCCGGAGCCGGGCGTTCCTGAGTCCTTCAAGGTCTTGATCAAGGAAATGCAGTCGCTGTGCCTGAACGTGGAAGTGCTTTCCACGGACGGAACCACAATTGAAATGCGTGACTCTGATGACGCAGTCTTCACGGCTGCGGAAGAACTGGGCATCGATCTGTCTCGTGCAGAGCCCAGTTCCGTAGAAGAGGTCTAA